Proteins encoded within one genomic window of Theobroma cacao cultivar B97-61/B2 chromosome 7, Criollo_cocoa_genome_V2, whole genome shotgun sequence:
- the LOC18593881 gene encoding CBS domain-containing protein CBSX5: MAVRLLSHELSDLCLGKPALRSLSITSTIADAVEVLKTSDENFVSVWSCNHKAKTASGFESAARFSDDDDDDECRCVGKVCMVDVICYLCKDENLVSPSVALKEPVSVLLPKIPDLVMHVEPSCSLLEAVDLILQGAQNLVVPIKTKLSNKRKQQQKPSPTVTIHKGREFCWLTQEDVIRFLLSSIGLFSPIPAFSIDSLGIINPDILTIEYHSPASAATGAISRALVDQTSVAVVDSEGTLIGEISPFTLACCDETVAAALKTLSSGDLMAYIDCGGPPEDLVRVVTARLKERNLNGMLEHFTMSMSSGGFSSASSSSDEESMTAPVSPLPRSGRHSRSMSYSARMVRRAEAIVCHPKSSLVAVMIQAIAHRVNYVWVIEDDCSLVGIVTFSDILKVFREHLDTMA, from the exons ATGGCAGTGAGATTATTGTCACATGAGTTATCTGACCTCTGTCTTGGCAAGCCAGCGCTGAGGTCACTGTCTATAACATCCACCATTGCTGATGCAGTTGAGGTCTTGAAAACCTCTGATGAAAACTTTGTAAGTGTCTGGAGTTGTAACCATAAGGCTAAAACTGCTTCAGGGTTTGAATCAGCTGCTAGGTtttctgatgatgatgatgatgatgagtgTAGATGTGTAGGCAAAGTTTGCATGGTGGATGTGATTTGCTATCTCTGCAAAGATGAAAATTTGGTGTCACCTTCTGTGGCCCTGAAGGAGCCTGTTTCCGTGCTCTTACCTAAGATTCCTGACCTTGTTATGCATGTGGAGCCATCTTGCAG CTTGTTAGAAGCAGTTGATCTTATACTTCAAGGAGCTCAAAACCTAGTGGTACCAATCAAAACCAAGCtcagcaacaagagaaaacaGCAGCAGAAGCCTTCACCAACCGTCACTATACACAAAGGCCGTGAATTTTGCTGGCTAACTCAAGAAGACGTGATCAGATTCCTTCTGAGCTCCATCGGCCTCTTTTCACCAATCCCTGCCTTCTCCATTGACAGTCTTGGCATCATCAACCCCGACATCCTCACCATTGAGTACCACTCCCCTGCCTCGGCAGCCACGGGAGCCATTTCTCGTGCTCTGGTGGACCAAACTTCTGTGGCTGTGGTTGACAGTGAGGGAACTTTGATCGGAGAGATTTCTCCCTTCACCTTGGCCTGCTGCGACGAGACAGTCGCAGCAGCCCTTAAGACCTTGTCCTCTGGGGACCTAATGGCCTACATTGACTGTGGAGGTCCCCCAGAGGACCTGGTCCGGGTCGTGACTGCGAGGTTGAAGGAGAGAAACTTGAATGGAATGCTGGAACATTTCACAATGTCTATGTCTTCTGGTGGATTCTCATCTGCATCTTCATCATCTGATGAGGAGTCCATGACAGCTCCAGTGTCACCATTGCCGCGGTCAGGAAGGCACAGTAGATCAATGAGTTATTCGGCCAGGATGGTGAGAAGAGCTGAGGCAATTGTTTGCCATCCCAAGAGTTCACTAGTGGCAGTAATGATCCAAGCTATTGCTCACAGGGTGAATTATGTCTGGGTTATAGAGGATGATTGTAGCTTGGTTGGAATTGTCACATTTTCTGacattttaaaagttttcagGGAACATTTGGACACCATGGCCTGA
- the LOC18593882 gene encoding ultraviolet-B receptor UVR8, giving the protein MADRSRLFSIEELPSHLILEILTSGKRLSAVDLVSLELTSRTFGGSHGIYPTKFRSLVDLAAFQLCATNEVYSGMSWSSQREVFDRCDGNWKRVLRFLQSVEQSSDMVQTSAGNMQITTGRYHTLLISNSSVYSCGSSLCGVLGHGPETTQCVAFTRINFPPPANVMQVSASHNHAAFILQSGEVFTCGDNSSFCCGHRDTSRPIFRPRLVEAMKGIPCKQVAAGLNFTVFLTRQGHLYTCGTNTHGQLGHGDTQDQPTPKMVEQLKGVGSVVQIAAGPSYVLAVTDNGAVYSFGSGSNFCLGHGEQHNEFQPRAIQTFKRKGIHILRVSAGDEHVVALDSSGYVYTWGKGYCGALGHGDEIDKTLPEHLISLKSQLAVQVCARKRKTFVLVDGGSVYGFGWMGFGSLGFPDRSLSDKVMRPRILDSLRGHHVAQISTGLYHTVVVTHKGRMFGFGDNERAQLGHDTLRGCLEPTEIFIQEMEEETTLLSESR; this is encoded by the exons atggCTGATCGGAGTAGGTTGTTTTCGATAGAGGAATTACCGTCGcatttaattttggaaatcCTAACGTCAGGCAAACGGCTAAGTGCCGTTGACCTGGTGTCGCTGGAGTTGACTTCGAGAACATTCGGAGGGAGCCACGGGATTTATCCGACGAAATTCAGGTCGTTGGTGGATCTGGCGGCGTTTCAGCTGTGCGCGACGAATGAGGTTTATAGTGGAATGAGCTGGAGTAGTCAAAGGGAGGTTTTTGACAGGTGTGATGGGAATTGGAAGAGAGTTTTGAGGTTTTTGCAATCAGTGGAGCAGTCGTCGGATATGGTCCAAACCTCTGCAGGCAAT ATGCAGATAACAACTGGAAGGTATCACACATTGCTAATTAGCAACTCATCAGTGTACTCTTGTGGTTCCAGCTTGTGTGGTGTCCTTGGTCATGGTCCTGAAACAACACAATGTGTAGCATTTACCAGGATTAACTTCCCTCCTCCAGCTAATGTGATGCAGGTGTCAGCTTCTCACAATCATGCTGCATTCATATTGCAGTCTGGAGAG GTTTTCACATGTGGAGACAATTCATCTTTTTGTTGTGGCCACAGAGATACAAGCCGCCCCATTTTTAGACCAAGGCTTGTCGAAGCAATGAAGGGAATTCCTTGTAAACAG GTAGCTGCTGGACTGAATTTTACTGTGTTCCTTACAAGACAAGGTCATCTGTATACATGTGGAACTAACACCCATGGCCAGCTGGGTCATGGTGACACTCAAGACCAACCAACCCCCAAAATGGTTGAACAGCTTAAGGGAGTTGGTTCTGTAGTTCAGATTGCTGCTGGCCCAAGCTATGTTTTAGCTGTAACGGACAATGGAGCAGTTTATTCTTTTGGTTCTGGTTCTAATTTTTGTCTTGGCCATGGGGAGCAGCACAACGAGTTTCAGCCACGTGCAATCCAGACATTTAAGAGAAAGGGAATTCATATTCTTCGTGTCTCTGCTGGTGATGAGCATGTTGTGGCACTTGATTCCAGTGGATAC GTATATACCTGGGGGAAAGGTTACTGTGGTGCATTAGGCCATGGAGATGAGATTGATAAGACTCTTCCAGAACACTTGATCAGCCTTAAGAGTCAGCTTGCTGTGCAG GTTTGTGCAAGAAAGAGGAAAACATTTGTTCTGGTTGATGGTGGTTCTGTCTATGGCTTTGGGTGGATGGGATTTGGGAGCCTTGGGTTTCCAGACAGGAGCTTATCTGATAAAGTTATGAGACCTAGAATCCTTGATAGCTTGAGAGGCCACCATGTTGCTCAGATCAGCACAGGTCTGTATCACACTGTGGTGGTAACTCACAAAGGGAGGATGTTTGGGTTTGGGGACAATGAGCGAGCACAACTTGGCCATGACACATTGAGAGGTTGCCTTGAACCAACCGAGATTTTTATTCAGGAaatggaagaagaaacaaCTCTTCTTTCAGAAAGCAGATGA